One part of the Anopheles merus strain MAF chromosome 3L, AmerM5.1, whole genome shotgun sequence genome encodes these proteins:
- the LOC121598444 gene encoding MIEF1 upstream open reading frame protein has protein sequence MNVVPASTKRLVLSLYRDLLRYGAQLQHTDQDYFLNRIRREFRQSASLTDPKEIEFCYKRGRALLDRARVI, from the exons ATGAACGTAGTACCGGCCTCGACCAAGCGGTTGGTGCTTTCGTTATATCGCGATTTGCTTCGGTACGGCGCGCAGCTGCAGCACACCGACCAGGACTACTTTCTCAACCGCATTAGGCGCGAATTTCGCCAGTCGGCGTCACTGACCGACCCGAAAGAGATTGAGTTCTGCTACAAG CGAGGACGCGCTCTACTCGATCGGGCCCGGGTGATATAA
- the LOC121598442 gene encoding uncharacterized protein LOC121598442, whose translation MPEANLPIVNTLRLRPLTKENILYYYFPLKGMLSYAALSVNVMNPSIAIKLLPKRDVTNFLLLHTVLGTTLFMYSRPHLKAVPSNKRVAYSICGSVLFSFGSVLVWAVIRSAVPRNQGLATVLGLSSGLLMAKLGYDYMDNNDSLAVAKKN comes from the exons ATGCCGGAAGCCAACCTGCCGATCGTGAACACGCTGCGCCTGCGGCCACTGACGAAGGAAAACATCCTCTACTACTACTTTCCGCTGAAGGGCATGCTCAGCTATGCGGCACTGTCCGTCAACGTAATGAACCCTTCGATTGCGATCAA ACTGCTACCAAAGCGTGACGTGACCAACTTCCTGTTGCTCCACACCGTCCTCGGCACGACGCTGTTCATGTACAGCCGGCCGCACCTGAAGGCGGTGCCATCGAACAAACGGGTGGCGTACAGCATTTGCGGCTCGGTGCTGTTCAGCTTCGGCTCGGTGCTGGTGTGGGCCGTCATCCGGTCGGCCGTGCCGCGCAACCAGGGTCTTGCCACCGTGCTCGGCCTGTCGTCCGGTCTGTTGATGGCCAAGCTGGGCTACGACTACATGGACAACAACGACAGTCTAGCGGTAGCGAAGAAGAACTAA
- the LOC121598435 gene encoding RING-type E3 ubiquitin-protein ligase PPIL2 produces the protein MGKKQHQKDKMYLTYTEWSEFYGGHKPDSVENEQIKFKRLPFDHCCLSMVPFEHPYCDKDGNVFELAAIVEFLKRFKVNPVTGSPLDGKSLIKLNFTKNHEGQYHCPTLFKPFTKNSHIVANGKTGNVFSWEAIEQLNVKAKNWKDLVDDTPFLRKDLITIQDPANLDKFNITTFHHIKKNLRVLTEEELAERKDPQGRLKTISAETKDILTQLEKDYKAPEEQQEERQVADKFNAAHYSTGAVAASFTSTAMVPVSNHEAAIIDDDIVRYERVKKKGYVRLLTNFGALNLELYCEQVPKTCENFLKHCQSGYYNGCLFHRSIRNFMIQGGDPTGVGNGGTSAWGKKFADEIKPNLSHAGRGILSMANSGPNTNGSQFFITYRSCKHLDGKHTIFGKLVGGLEVLTEMERVEVDNRDRPIENIFIQRAQVFVDPFQEVDEQLAKERADELERIQREAEAKRDKTAGKKSSQPLKVFRSGVGKYLDTSVTKVLPAQALGETPGTSGTTNDALKAKKRKVGSGDGFGNFSSW, from the exons atgGGTAAGAAACAGCATCAGAAGGATAAAAT GTACCTCACGTACACCGAGTGGTCCGAGTTTTACGGCGGCCACAAACCAGACTCGGTGGAGAATGAGCAGATCAAGTTTAAGCGACTGCCGTTCGACCACTGCTGCCTCTCGATGGTGCCGTTCGAGCATCCGTACTGCGACAAAGACGGGAACGTGTTTGAGCTGGCGGCGATTGTAGAGTTTTTGAAGCGGTTCAAGGTCAATCCCGTTACTGGCAGCCCGCTGGATGGCAAATCGCTGATCAAGCTCAACTTTACCAAAAACCACGAAGGACAGTACCACTGCCCGACGCTGTTTAAACCGTTCACCAAAAACTCCCACATCGTGGCGAACGGTAAGACGGGCAACGTGTTCTCGTGGGAAGCAATCGAGCAGCTCAACGTGAAGGCCAAGAACTGGAAGGATCTGGTGGACGATACGCCGTTTCTGCGCAAGGATCTGATCACCATCCAGGATCCGGCCAATCTGGACAAGTTCAACATAACCACCTTCCACCACATCAAGAAAAACCTGCGCGTCCTCACGGAGGAAGAGCTGGCCGAGCGAAAGGATCCGCAGGGCCGGCTGAAAACAATCTCCGCCGAAACGAAGGACATTCTGACGCAGCTGGAAAAGGACTACAAAGCACCGGAAGAGCAGCAGGAAGAGCGGCAGGTTGCGGACAAGTTCAATGCAGCTCACTACTCAACCGGGGCCGTGGCGGCTTCCTTCACCTCCACTGCGATGGTGCCGGTGTCGAACCACGAGGCAGCAATAATCGACGATGACATCGTGCGGTACGAGCGGGTCAAGAAGAAGGGCTACGTCCGGCTGCTGACCAACTTTGGTGCCCTAAACCTCGAGCTGTACTGCGAGCAGGTGCCGAAGACGTGCGAAAACTTTCTCAAGCACTGCCAAAGCGGCTACTACAACGGGTGTCTGTTTCACCGGTCGATCCGCAACTTTATGATCCAGGGCGGAGATCCTACCGGGGTCGGGAATGGAGGAACGTCTGCGTGGGGCAAAAAGTTTGCGGAcgaaatcaaaccaaacctaTCACACGCCGGAAGGGGCATACTGTCGATGGCCAACTCGGGACCAAACACGAACGGATCACAATT CTTCATTACCTATCGATCGTGCAAACATCTGGACGGAAAGCACACGATTTTCGGCAAGCTGGTCGGAGGGCTGGAAGTGCTGACCGAGATGGAACGCGTGGAAGTGGACAATCGAGACCGTCCCATCGAGAACATCTTCATCCAGCGGGCGCAAGTGTTTGTCGATCCGTTCCAGGAGGTGGACGAACAGCTTGCCAAGGAGCGGGCGGACGAGCTGGAGCGCATACAGCGGGAGGCGGAAGCGAAGCGTGACAAAACGGCAGGCAAAAAGTCCTCCCAACCGCTGAAGGTGTTCCGGTCCGGTGTGGGCAAGTATCTCGATACGAGCGTGACCAAAGTGCTCCCTGCACAGGCGTTAGGGGAAACTCCCGGCACGAGTGGCACGACCAACGATGCATTGAAAGCGAAGAAACGTAAAGTAGGAAGTGGTGATGGTTTCGGTAATTTCAGCTCGTGGTAA
- the LOC121598441 gene encoding probable peptide chain release factor C12orf65 homolog, mitochondrial produces MLGLLRCVALESTAQLKALSASPWRRCLSKAIDHSRVPVLRDEDLEESFVRGSGPGGQAVAKTNNKVVLTHKPTGIVVQCHTTRSLFENRREARKMLIGKLDQLYNGDQSVEAQLQRIEAKKQTETARRKQKLQAKKKAWKEREFGDESDKSS; encoded by the coding sequence ATGCTCGGCCTGCTGCGATGTGTCGCTCTTGAATCGACCGCACAGTTGAAGGCTCTTTCCGCATCCCCATGGCGACGATGCCTCTCGAAAGCCATCGATCACAGCCGGGTGCCGGTGCTGCGCGATGAAGATCTGGAGGAATCGTTCGTCCGGGGCAGTGGCCCGGGTGGACAGGCAGTGGCCAAGACCAACAACAAGGTGGTGCTGACGCACAAACCGACCGGGATCGTCGTGCAGTGCCACACAACCCGGTCGCTGTTTGAGAATCGTCGCGAAGCGCGCAAGATGCTGATCGGCAAGCTGGACCAACTGTACAATGGCGATCAGTCGGTGGAGGCGCAACTCCAGCGAATCGAAGCCAAGAAGCAGACGGAAACGGCTAGACGCAAGCAAAAGCTGCAGGCAAAGAAAAAGGCTTGGAAAGAGCGTGAATTTGGTGACGAGTCGGACAAGAGTAGCTAA